The following are encoded in a window of Flavobacterium cupriresistens genomic DNA:
- a CDS encoding tape measure protein gives MNAYEFIIQMKNMASSPLRQIAASVGMTNNRVEGLNSTFRSTESSSNSFFSSMGSGFKTVIGLVGALGISLGVVAGIKAVFNMGVEMEQTNTKFEVLLGSVGKARDMLGQLNSYADATPYSNEGIIKGAETMLGFGIAQEKVMGNMKMLGDVAMGNEARLDSLSLSFSQVMATGHLMGQDMNQMIGQGFNPLQIISENTGISMGKLKDKMEQGAISSGMVSEAFRLATAEGGRYHDMAKKMAESAGGKWTTMTGTFKNQISRIGMAFAEWIKPLFDVGTAVAENIIPFGHAVASVVKWIIEAKPLLFFFGALVTTLGVSFVAANAGFWIFSAQFALFEARLWLATTAQTAFNFAMNMNPIGLVVIAITALVAIVWACWNRFEGFRGVIMGTWEVLKGFGTAIKDYVINRIHDLLSGITGMGSALLAFFKGDFKNAFEIGKKAVGDLMGVDSKKKLFDDGLKAARTFSKGYNDGVNMKAKEVGIQTKGSKTPTPDYLKQDKSKVFADLMNDTGKGKKGKGKGEKGDNIVSGGSKMTTINVTIHKLQDDTKIFVENTEKGIERLGETVQEILLRAVNSVNQMQTS, from the coding sequence ATGAATGCGTATGAATTTATTATACAAATGAAAAACATGGCATCTTCGCCGCTACGACAAATAGCGGCGAGTGTTGGCATGACTAATAATCGAGTTGAAGGATTAAACAGTACTTTTAGAAGTACAGAAAGTTCTTCAAATTCTTTTTTCTCTTCTATGGGTTCGGGCTTTAAAACAGTAATTGGTTTAGTTGGTGCGTTAGGTATTTCCCTTGGTGTTGTTGCAGGAATCAAGGCGGTTTTTAATATGGGGGTCGAAATGGAGCAAACAAATACCAAGTTTGAAGTTTTGCTCGGTTCCGTCGGTAAGGCTCGGGATATGCTCGGGCAATTAAACTCATATGCTGATGCAACGCCTTATAGTAATGAGGGAATTATTAAAGGTGCTGAAACAATGCTTGGTTTTGGTATTGCCCAGGAGAAAGTAATGGGTAATATGAAAATGTTAGGAGATGTTGCAATGGGTAATGAGGCACGCTTAGATTCATTATCCTTGTCATTTTCTCAAGTTATGGCAACTGGGCATTTGATGGGACAAGATATGAATCAAATGATTGGTCAAGGTTTTAATCCACTTCAAATAATATCCGAAAACACGGGTATTTCAATGGGTAAACTAAAGGATAAAATGGAACAGGGAGCTATATCTTCGGGGATGGTTTCGGAAGCCTTTAGACTTGCTACTGCTGAAGGTGGAAGGTATCACGATATGGCTAAAAAAATGGCTGAAAGTGCGGGCGGTAAATGGACAACAATGACGGGGACATTTAAAAATCAAATAAGTCGAATAGGTATGGCTTTTGCCGAATGGATAAAACCACTATTTGACGTGGGTACGGCTGTAGCTGAAAATATTATTCCTTTTGGGCATGCTGTAGCAAGTGTTGTTAAGTGGATTATTGAGGCAAAACCGTTATTGTTTTTCTTTGGAGCTTTGGTTACCACATTGGGAGTTTCATTTGTTGCAGCTAATGCAGGCTTTTGGATATTCTCAGCTCAATTTGCTTTATTTGAGGCACGGCTTTGGTTAGCAACTACAGCGCAAACAGCTTTCAATTTTGCAATGAATATGAACCCTATTGGTTTGGTTGTAATTGCTATCACCGCACTAGTTGCTATTGTTTGGGCGTGTTGGAATCGTTTTGAAGGATTTCGTGGCGTGATAATGGGAACTTGGGAAGTGCTGAAAGGCTTTGGAACTGCAATTAAAGATTATGTAATTAATCGAATACACGATCTATTATCAGGTATTACTGGAATGGGTAGCGCACTACTTGCTTTCTTTAAAGGAGATTTTAAAAACGCTTTTGAAATTGGTAAAAAAGCCGTGGGCGATTTGATGGGTGTTGACTCTAAGAAAAAACTCTTTGACGATGGTTTGAAAGCGGCTAGAACATTTTCTAAAGGATACAATGATGGTGTTAATATGAAAGCTAAAGAAGTCGGAATACAAACAAAGGGTTCGAAAACTCCAACACCTGACTATTTAAAGCAAGATAAATCAAAAGTTTTTGCTGATCTGATGAATGATACTGGAAAAGGAAAAAAAGGAAAAGGAAAGGGAGAAAAAGGCGATAACATTGTTTCGGGAGGTTCTAAAATGACAACCATTAATGTAACCATCCATAAGCTACAGGATGACACAAAAATATTTGTTGAAAATACCGAAAAAGGAATTGAAAGATTAGGCGAAACGGTGCAAGAAATATTATTAAGAGCTGTAAATAGTGTAAACCAAATGCAAACCAGTTAA
- a CDS encoding FecR family protein: MSNLPFQIDELILKFLNKTITPNEHFVLKEWINSSPINKEIFENLTNKEWVATELDKMYEFEKDSGWETIAASLKHAKRIAGKKKRKWFQMVAAVVLFALSIGFWFYKTPDKVIPDQNLSQKERFGAEIMPPEINQAILTLSNGKKIIVQNDPKKELIIHATALTLKTNDSNIIAKDRINSKKEVLAQNTLAVPKGSKPLQLLLADGTMTWINAGSSLTFPSEFIGKERKVSMTGEVFFKVAKNKHMPFKVNANGTETEALGTQFNINAYADQSNTKITLVEGSIRVEKRVSKLLIGSLIVKPNQQVIAEKELTLIKEANIEETTAWRDGQFYFEGADIKVVMNQISKWYDLDVAYKGTINSSFVMKISKDVPLSELLKIMEMTDLVRFKLEGKKIIVMSYTKP, from the coding sequence ATGTCAAATTTGCCATTTCAAATAGATGAATTAATATTAAAATTCCTCAATAAAACCATTACGCCTAACGAACATTTTGTTTTAAAAGAATGGATTAACAGCTCCCCAATCAACAAAGAAATCTTTGAGAATCTTACCAATAAAGAATGGGTAGCTACCGAACTAGATAAAATGTATGAATTTGAAAAAGACTCAGGTTGGGAAACCATTGCAGCTTCCTTAAAACACGCTAAAAGAATAGCCGGAAAAAAGAAGAGAAAGTGGTTTCAGATGGTGGCTGCTGTTGTGTTGTTTGCGTTAAGCATAGGGTTCTGGTTTTATAAAACTCCTGATAAAGTAATTCCGGATCAGAATTTATCTCAAAAAGAACGTTTCGGTGCAGAAATTATGCCTCCAGAAATCAATCAGGCGATTTTAACCCTGTCAAATGGTAAAAAGATCATCGTGCAAAATGACCCCAAGAAAGAGCTGATTATCCATGCAACAGCACTAACACTAAAAACGAATGACAGCAATATCATTGCTAAAGATCGTATTAATTCAAAAAAAGAGGTTTTAGCCCAAAATACTTTAGCTGTACCTAAGGGAAGTAAGCCCTTACAATTACTATTAGCTGATGGTACAATGACCTGGATAAATGCAGGGTCCTCTTTAACATTTCCATCTGAATTTATTGGTAAAGAACGAAAAGTAAGCATGACCGGAGAAGTTTTCTTTAAAGTAGCAAAGAACAAACACATGCCTTTTAAAGTAAATGCAAACGGAACGGAAACGGAAGCATTGGGAACTCAATTTAATATCAATGCTTACGCGGACCAATCCAATACCAAAATCACACTGGTTGAAGGAAGTATCAGAGTAGAAAAAAGAGTCTCTAAACTCTTGATCGGAAGTCTGATCGTTAAACCCAATCAGCAGGTGATTGCTGAAAAGGAACTGACTTTAATTAAGGAGGCCAATATAGAAGAAACAACTGCCTGGAGAGACGGACAGTTTTATTTTGAAGGAGCAGATATTAAAGTCGTTATGAATCAAATTTCGAAATGGTATGATCTTGACGTAGCCTATAAAGGAACTATTAATTCTTCGTTTGTTATGAAAATCTCCAAAGATGTACCACTGTCCGAATTGCTGAAAATAATGGAAATGACAGATTTAGTCCGCTTTAAATTGGAAGGAAAAAAAATTATAGTAATGTCTTATACAAAACCATAG
- a CDS encoding head maturation protease, ClpP-related: MNEILMYGEIGFDITDSQFIKELDQFKGQEVKIRANSPGGEVFQGWAMYNAIKEHGQCDMQIDGLAASMMTVIMLACRKISASRNAMIMIHNPSSGGGGDSKRLKKDAELLDKVKNLIVTSYSERTGISENEISVMLDAETWLTAEEALEKGFIDEITDEVLQSTEPNNLKNKKPKAVYMSFKKEAPKKQSLTAILGLQANAEAETVLKAISALKNTNTSLEAENKRIKAQIKQEQKEEAKKITAIAIEKGVINKNLERIQLMAFDADFKKAKEDLLNAISEVDGSSVQMENHRLIRSVILGSKTATDEVKTAKPKSEWTLQDYRKNAPKELENDRDLYNKLVKQEYKH; encoded by the coding sequence ATGAATGAAATTTTAATGTACGGAGAAATAGGTTTTGATATAACTGATTCGCAATTTATCAAAGAACTTGACCAGTTCAAAGGTCAAGAGGTTAAAATTCGAGCCAACTCCCCAGGGGGAGAAGTCTTTCAAGGATGGGCTATGTATAACGCCATTAAAGAACACGGTCAATGCGATATGCAAATTGATGGTTTAGCGGCTTCAATGATGACTGTTATAATGTTGGCTTGTCGCAAAATATCAGCTTCAAGAAACGCAATGATTATGATACATAATCCGAGTTCTGGTGGTGGTGGGGATAGCAAAAGGTTAAAAAAAGATGCGGAACTATTAGACAAAGTCAAAAATCTAATTGTTACTAGCTATTCAGAACGTACAGGTATAAGCGAGAATGAAATATCTGTAATGTTAGATGCAGAAACGTGGTTAACGGCTGAGGAAGCTTTAGAAAAAGGGTTTATTGATGAAATTACGGATGAAGTATTGCAAAGTACAGAACCCAATAATTTAAAGAATAAAAAACCAAAGGCGGTTTATATGAGTTTTAAAAAAGAAGCTCCAAAAAAACAATCCTTAACCGCTATTTTAGGTTTACAGGCAAACGCTGAAGCCGAAACTGTTTTAAAAGCAATAAGTGCTTTAAAAAACACAAACACATCACTTGAAGCCGAAAACAAAAGGATTAAGGCGCAAATCAAGCAGGAACAAAAAGAAGAGGCAAAAAAAATAACTGCGATTGCTATAGAAAAAGGTGTTATCAATAAAAACTTAGAGCGTATTCAATTAATGGCTTTTGATGCTGATTTTAAAAAGGCAAAAGAAGATTTATTAAACGCAATAAGCGAGGTTGACGGCTCTAGTGTTCAAATGGAAAACCATAGGTTAATTAGAAGTGTGATTTTAGGTTCTAAAACTGCTACCGATGAAGTTAAAACCGCAAAGCCTAAAAGTGAATGGACTTTACAGGACTACCGAAAAAATGCCCCAAAGGAACTTGAGAACGACCGAGACCTTTATAACAAATTAGTAAAACAAGAGTATAAACATTAA
- a CDS encoding glycoside hydrolase family 27 protein — protein MKNFKTIKWALISMAFYGTQLSAQKVEDLVPTPPMGWNSWNTFHTNIDEKMVMETADALVSSGMRDAGYVYLVLDDGWMAMERDREGNLVPDPKKFPRGMKFVADYVHSKGLKFGMYNCAGTLTCQKYPGTRGYEYQDARNYASWDIDFLKYDWCNTAGINAKEAYTTMSDALQKTGKPILFSICEWGVNKPWEWGKGVGQLWRTTEDIYQIFDSVHDEGTWNSLSVMHIADLQSNLRKYSGPGHWNDPDMLEVGNGMTYNEDKAHFALWSIMASPLIAGNDVRKMTKETIEILTNKEILAVNQDPLGIQGFRYLDKDGLQVWFKPLKNGDWAVCFVNRNTLAKTISFDWSKEKIVDEIYAHSLDKNSTYNLLDLWSKKNAGTTAKELKATIEPHGVLMYRLSKSAL, from the coding sequence ATGAAAAATTTTAAAACAATAAAATGGGCTCTTATCAGTATGGCTTTTTACGGTACACAACTTTCTGCACAAAAGGTCGAAGATTTAGTACCCACACCACCAATGGGTTGGAACAGCTGGAACACTTTTCATACCAATATCGATGAAAAAATGGTAATGGAAACCGCAGACGCTCTTGTTTCCTCGGGCATGCGTGATGCAGGATACGTCTATTTGGTTTTAGACGATGGCTGGATGGCAATGGAAAGAGACCGTGAGGGAAATTTGGTTCCCGATCCTAAAAAGTTTCCACGCGGAATGAAGTTTGTTGCCGATTATGTACACTCCAAAGGATTAAAATTCGGAATGTACAATTGTGCCGGAACCCTAACCTGTCAAAAATACCCGGGAACACGCGGGTATGAGTATCAGGATGCAAGAAATTATGCCTCTTGGGACATTGATTTTTTAAAGTACGATTGGTGTAATACAGCCGGTATAAATGCCAAAGAAGCCTATACAACTATGAGTGATGCATTGCAAAAAACAGGAAAACCAATTTTGTTTAGTATCTGCGAATGGGGTGTAAATAAACCGTGGGAATGGGGAAAAGGAGTAGGGCAGTTGTGGAGAACAACAGAAGATATTTATCAGATTTTTGATTCGGTACACGACGAAGGAACCTGGAATTCTTTGAGTGTAATGCACATCGCCGATTTACAGTCCAATCTTCGTAAATACTCAGGACCGGGTCATTGGAACGATCCTGATATGCTGGAAGTAGGCAACGGAATGACTTATAATGAAGACAAAGCACATTTCGCTCTTTGGAGTATAATGGCGTCCCCGTTAATCGCCGGAAATGATGTTAGAAAAATGACAAAAGAAACCATAGAAATACTAACCAACAAGGAGATTTTAGCAGTCAATCAAGACCCGCTTGGGATTCAGGGATTCCGTTATCTGGACAAGGATGGATTGCAGGTTTGGTTTAAACCGCTTAAAAACGGAGATTGGGCAGTCTGTTTTGTAAATCGCAATACACTGGCCAAAACCATTAGTTTTGACTGGAGCAAAGAAAAAATTGTAGACGAGATCTATGCTCATTCATTAGATAAAAACAGCACCTACAACCTCTTGGATCTTTGGAGCAAGAAAAATGCCGGAACGACAGCCAAAGAACTAAAAGCGACAATAGAACCACATGGCGTATTGATGTACCGATTAAGTAAAAGCGCTCTTTAA
- a CDS encoding RagB/SusD family nutrient uptake outer membrane protein, giving the protein MKNFKIRSIKNKIVLAVFLMVSGLFWSCSDDILDKVPLDSYTDASVWNDLKLTEAFVNNLYNVLPTTQHNWDTATNRTWALSASCDEAYNKFNDYNSSIINSGALTPDNMNEFDIWAPTYAIIQNCNILLSKIDHVPGDAQWRNRLKGEGTFLRAYAYFKLIRDYGGVPLVKEPFDLNSNFNVDRSSYDACAAFISDELDKAATMLPLDQSGANLGRITKAAALALKSRTLLYAASPQWNPSNDLTKWKKASDAAKAVIDLNAFQLYTGNYADLFTTANSEIIAVRLSSKVPQWSAFNGVEMFNSPSGFHGWASFAPSQNLIDAFGTADGKDITDPTSGYDPQKPYKNRDPRFYKDIVYDGRSYGNPAFCQDRYKAGHSNMAEFYEGGLDSPQGWDTWNNSATRYTFRKYCDTTFNYNTETQTNKPYIISRLAEIYLNYAEAQFKTGNDATALQYLNLIRKRAGINNDLPALSGTALENKIYNERQIELCFEGHRYYDVRRWKIAEVTENKPLMGVIITKNTNGTKTYTYTKVQDRVFKPQHYLLPIPRTEMNRTSLVQNPGYN; this is encoded by the coding sequence ATGAAAAATTTTAAAATAAGAAGTATAAAAAATAAAATAGTACTGGCTGTTTTTCTGATGGTCAGTGGACTGTTCTGGTCTTGTAGTGACGATATTTTGGACAAAGTTCCTTTAGATTCCTATACAGATGCGTCGGTATGGAATGATTTAAAGCTGACAGAAGCCTTTGTGAATAATTTGTACAATGTACTCCCAACTACACAACACAACTGGGATACCGCTACAAACCGCACTTGGGCACTGTCTGCTTCTTGTGATGAAGCGTATAATAAATTCAATGATTATAATTCGTCAATTATCAATTCGGGTGCACTGACACCGGATAATATGAATGAATTTGATATCTGGGCTCCAACCTATGCCATCATTCAAAATTGCAATATTCTGCTTTCTAAAATTGATCATGTTCCGGGTGATGCCCAATGGAGAAATCGTTTAAAAGGAGAAGGTACTTTTCTAAGAGCCTATGCGTATTTTAAATTAATCCGTGATTATGGCGGAGTGCCTTTAGTCAAAGAACCTTTTGATCTGAACAGTAATTTTAATGTAGATCGCAGTTCTTATGATGCATGTGCTGCCTTTATTTCGGATGAATTGGATAAAGCCGCTACCATGTTGCCTTTAGATCAGAGTGGTGCCAATTTAGGAAGAATCACCAAAGCAGCGGCCTTAGCATTGAAATCCAGAACACTATTGTATGCCGCAAGTCCGCAATGGAATCCGTCGAATGATTTGACAAAATGGAAGAAAGCGTCTGATGCTGCTAAAGCCGTAATCGATCTGAATGCATTTCAATTGTACACCGGAAATTATGCTGATTTATTCACTACCGCTAATTCGGAAATAATTGCCGTTCGTTTATCGAGTAAGGTTCCGCAATGGAGTGCTTTTAACGGGGTTGAAATGTTTAATTCGCCAAGTGGTTTTCATGGCTGGGCATCCTTTGCTCCAAGTCAGAATCTAATAGATGCTTTTGGAACGGCCGATGGTAAAGATATCACAGACCCGACATCAGGATACGATCCTCAAAAGCCATACAAAAACAGAGATCCGCGTTTTTATAAAGATATTGTTTATGATGGACGTTCCTATGGTAATCCTGCCTTTTGTCAGGACCGTTACAAAGCAGGACATTCAAACATGGCAGAGTTTTATGAAGGAGGTTTAGATTCTCCTCAAGGCTGGGATACCTGGAACAATAGTGCGACACGCTATACGTTCCGTAAATATTGTGATACTACTTTTAATTACAATACAGAAACCCAAACCAACAAGCCTTACATCATTTCGCGTCTGGCAGAGATTTATCTGAACTATGCCGAAGCACAATTTAAAACAGGCAATGATGCCACTGCGCTGCAATACTTGAATCTGATTAGAAAGCGCGCAGGAATAAACAATGATCTGCCGGCATTATCAGGAACAGCATTGGAGAATAAAATTTACAACGAAAGACAAATCGAATTGTGTTTTGAAGGGCACCGTTATTACGATGTACGTCGCTGGAAAATTGCCGAGGTAACAGAAAACAAACCATTAATGGGGGTAATTATCACCAAGAATACTAATGGTACAAAAACGTATACCTACACTAAAGTACAAGACAGGGTTTTTAAACCACAACATTATTTATTGCCAATTCCAAGAACAGAAATGAACAGGACAAGTCTTGTTCAGAATCCGGGATATAATTAA
- a CDS encoding SusC/RagA family TonB-linked outer membrane protein produces the protein MKITGILLLAVTMQVCATGMAQKVSLTFKNDKLLTVFREIEKQTNYSFVYGKEQLMKAQNITISIQNEKLETALELIFKNQPMTYMLEGNHVILKKRSDFANLSEIIQPIQLQISGKVTDENGLPLAGANVLLKGTKKTVLTQDDGSFEIQIPSYKSTLIVSFTGFISREIILSEGENAITVQLKEENKTLDEVVVVGYGSQKKGSLTGAVSSINGAALVKSSTPNVSNTLVGRVAGVIANNRSGRPGDDNATILIRGINSFGGGTGPLVVIDGIPDRDLSRMNPADIETVTVLKDASAAIYGVRSANGVILVTTKRGKLGKPTIQYDGSYGIQQLTRMTERVNSWQYMTYYNELNVNKGNAAPYAQADIDKYKAGNVPNYTSTDWMKAVFRQNAPQSTQSLSVSGGTEDVKYYLSGQYLNQESNFRNSDELFKQYNLRSNIDVKISNNLKVNFDLAGRRETRVYPSASVGSILHETVSMYPFIPDYYANGLPSAGIANGRNPVIMTSSAAGYDKIQNLILNPKIGFELKMPYVTKGFSVSGYAAFDYALRSEKRFTKPWDAYSYDKTTDTYNNQKASTAISSVTQDEFLSNENTYFFKAAYDRQFDKHEVNAFLGYEQTTNINKRTTAYRRDLLSDQLDQIFTGSTVAQDANGFEYQDGRESYLGRVAYNYDGKYFAEVSARYNGSFNFPTENRWGMFPALSLGWKISNEDFFKDNIKIVDQFKIRASWGKMGNDAIAQYLFMTRYQLNTIQEYNVYFGDYTQATNLYLSSTPNPNITWENQDTKDIGFDASFLDNKLKVGFDYFHYVRSDILAARSASVPQYTGLVLPPENIGKSQNHGVDIAVSYAGGTTDFKYNVGLNFTYAKSKVIFRDESPNIPEWQRSTGEAIDSWLVYKTNGIYRSQADVDASPHLEGAAPGDLWLKDIDNDGSITSNDKVRIPESATPKIVYGIPMGCQYKGFGLDILWTGQTMAKQMILPQAQGSIIAPPTWLYDGRYTAENPNAPYPRAFNSTDSRNNVPADFWLKDASFLRLKSLEVSYVLPKNILNKLGVTNFRFYVGGSNLFSIDKMKKYNVDPETNNTTGINYPQVRIYRFGLNIGL, from the coding sequence ATGAAAATTACCGGCATTTTATTGCTAGCAGTTACCATGCAGGTTTGCGCAACAGGAATGGCTCAAAAAGTAAGTCTGACATTTAAGAATGATAAGTTGTTGACGGTCTTTAGAGAGATAGAGAAACAGACTAATTACAGTTTTGTTTATGGGAAAGAGCAACTGATGAAAGCGCAAAACATTACGATTTCTATTCAGAATGAAAAATTAGAAACCGCCTTAGAGCTGATTTTCAAAAACCAACCCATGACTTATATGTTAGAAGGGAATCATGTGATCCTGAAAAAACGAAGTGATTTCGCAAATCTTTCAGAAATAATTCAACCCATACAATTGCAGATTAGCGGAAAAGTAACCGATGAAAATGGTTTGCCGCTTGCCGGAGCAAACGTACTTTTAAAAGGAACCAAAAAAACGGTTTTGACGCAGGATGACGGAAGTTTCGAAATTCAGATTCCAAGTTATAAAAGCACTTTGATCGTTTCCTTTACGGGCTTTATTTCAAGGGAAATAATACTTTCAGAAGGAGAGAATGCGATTACCGTTCAATTAAAAGAAGAAAACAAAACACTCGATGAAGTGGTAGTTGTTGGATATGGCTCACAAAAGAAAGGAAGTTTAACCGGTGCTGTTTCTTCTATAAACGGAGCCGCTTTGGTAAAAAGTTCTACTCCAAACGTTTCCAATACCTTAGTAGGAAGGGTTGCCGGAGTTATTGCGAACAACCGTTCCGGAAGACCCGGAGATGACAATGCAACCATTCTGATTAGAGGAATCAATTCTTTTGGAGGAGGAACAGGACCTTTAGTCGTGATTGACGGCATACCCGATCGAGATTTAAGCAGAATGAATCCCGCAGACATAGAAACGGTTACGGTTTTAAAAGATGCTTCAGCCGCTATTTATGGAGTGAGATCTGCCAATGGTGTAATTCTGGTGACCACTAAAAGAGGGAAACTAGGAAAACCAACGATTCAATACGACGGATCTTACGGAATACAGCAATTAACCAGAATGACCGAGCGTGTTAATTCGTGGCAGTATATGACCTATTATAACGAATTAAATGTAAACAAAGGAAATGCTGCACCCTACGCACAAGCAGATATTGATAAATACAAAGCAGGAAATGTTCCCAATTATACCAGTACAGACTGGATGAAAGCGGTCTTTAGACAAAATGCCCCACAATCGACTCAATCGCTATCCGTTAGTGGTGGGACCGAGGATGTGAAATACTATTTATCAGGCCAATATCTGAATCAGGAAAGTAATTTCAGAAACAGCGATGAATTGTTTAAACAATACAATCTGAGATCTAATATAGATGTAAAAATAAGCAACAACCTAAAAGTCAATTTTGATCTTGCCGGACGCAGAGAAACCAGAGTGTATCCTTCGGCATCGGTAGGTAGTATTCTTCATGAAACGGTTAGTATGTATCCGTTTATTCCGGATTATTATGCAAACGGACTTCCTTCTGCGGGTATTGCAAATGGCAGAAATCCCGTTATTATGACTTCTTCAGCTGCGGGATATGATAAAATTCAAAACCTGATCCTGAATCCAAAAATTGGATTTGAATTGAAAATGCCATACGTAACCAAAGGATTTTCTGTCAGTGGTTATGCCGCTTTTGATTATGCTTTGCGTAGCGAAAAGAGATTTACAAAACCCTGGGATGCGTACTCGTATGATAAAACTACCGATACTTACAACAATCAAAAAGCAAGTACTGCTATTTCGAGTGTAACACAAGACGAATTCCTGTCTAATGAAAATACGTATTTTTTTAAAGCAGCTTACGACAGACAGTTCGACAAACATGAAGTAAATGCTTTTTTAGGGTACGAGCAAACTACCAATATAAATAAGAGAACCACGGCTTACAGACGAGATTTATTAAGTGATCAATTGGATCAGATTTTCACAGGAAGTACTGTAGCGCAAGATGCCAATGGATTTGAATACCAGGACGGAAGAGAAAGTTATTTAGGCAGAGTGGCCTATAATTATGACGGTAAATATTTTGCAGAAGTTTCGGCTCGTTATAACGGATCATTCAATTTTCCTACCGAAAATCGCTGGGGAATGTTTCCCGCATTATCCTTAGGCTGGAAAATATCCAATGAAGATTTTTTCAAGGATAATATTAAAATAGTAGATCAGTTTAAAATTAGAGCTTCATGGGGAAAAATGGGTAACGATGCCATCGCACAATATTTGTTTATGACCCGATATCAATTGAATACGATTCAGGAGTATAATGTATATTTTGGAGATTATACGCAGGCGACTAATTTATACCTTTCATCAACACCAAATCCTAATATTACCTGGGAAAATCAAGACACAAAAGATATTGGTTTTGATGCTTCTTTTCTGGACAATAAATTAAAAGTAGGGTTTGATTATTTCCACTATGTAAGAAGTGATATTTTGGCAGCTCGTAGTGCTTCGGTTCCGCAGTACACAGGGTTAGTACTCCCGCCGGAAAACATTGGAAAATCACAAAATCATGGTGTAGACATAGCGGTTAGTTATGCTGGTGGTACGACAGATTTCAAATACAATGTAGGGCTTAATTTTACCTATGCCAAAAGCAAAGTCATTTTTCGTGATGAGTCCCCAAATATTCCCGAATGGCAAAGATCTACCGGAGAAGCAATCGATTCGTGGTTAGTGTATAAGACAAACGGAATCTATCGCAGTCAGGCAGATGTAGATGCATCTCCACACTTAGAAGGAGCAGCCCCCGGTGATCTTTGGCTAAAAGACATCGATAATGATGGTAGTATCACAAGCAACGATAAGGTAAGAATCCCCGAATCTGCTACACCAAAAATCGTGTACGGTATTCCAATGGGATGTCAGTACAAAGGATTTGGTTTGGATATTCTTTGGACGGGTCAAACCATGGCAAAGCAAATGATACTTCCTCAGGCGCAAGGTTCTATAATTGCCCCGCCAACCTGGTTGTATGATGGCAGATATACAGCCGAAAATCCAAATGCCCCATATCCGCGAGCATTCAACAGTACAGATAGCAGAAATAATGTTCCTGCCGATTTTTGGTTGAAAGATGCTTCATTTCTTCGTCTAAAATCTCTTGAAGTATCCTATGTATTACCAAAAAACATACTGAATAAACTAGGTGTTACAAACTTCAGATTTTATGTAGGAGGCTCTAATCTGTTCTCTATTGATAAAATGAAAAAATACAATGTTGATCCGGAAACGAATAATACCACGGGGATTAATTATCCTCAGGTACGAATTTACAGATTTGGATTGAATATCGGATTATAA
- a CDS encoding helix-turn-helix domain-containing protein encodes MCTKKIRVVQLFKRGLSQRQIAIKLGLNEMIVELWLKPIKASKEENKTNIGILEDKLKTLLENKTATAREIKDITAAIKQLESRF; translated from the coding sequence ATGTGTACAAAAAAAATAAGGGTAGTCCAGTTATTTAAACGTGGTTTAAGTCAGAGACAAATAGCAATAAAATTGGGGTTAAATGAAATGATTGTTGAATTATGGTTAAAACCAATTAAAGCAAGTAAAGAAGAGAATAAAACGAATATCGGAATTTTAGAGGACAAGTTAAAAACCTTGCTAGAAAACAAAACGGCAACCGCACGAGAAATTAAGGATATAACAGCCGCAATCAAACAATTAGAAAGTCGATTTTAA